A genome region from Pseudomonas sp. N3-W includes the following:
- a CDS encoding pentapeptide repeat-containing protein — MSQPKLLDTPLYALLHKDDITGFNKERPADGPVDMVDGDFRGLDLRELNADGVDFTNAYFRSADLRGIDFRNASLEGASLAHAQISGAYFPPELSADEILMSMNFGTRLRYRTR; from the coding sequence ATGAGCCAGCCGAAACTCCTCGACACACCTCTTTATGCCTTGCTTCATAAAGACGACATCACAGGTTTCAACAAGGAACGCCCGGCCGACGGCCCTGTCGACATGGTCGATGGTGATTTCCGCGGTCTTGACCTGCGTGAGCTGAACGCCGACGGCGTTGACTTCACCAACGCCTACTTCCGTTCAGCCGACTTGCGCGGCATCGACTTTCGCAACGCTTCGCTGGAAGGCGCCAGCCTGGCCCATGCGCAGATCTCCGGTGCCTACTTCCCGCCAGAACTGAGTGCTGACGAAATTCTGATGTCGATGAATTTCGGCACACGCCTGCGTTATCGCACCCGCTAA
- a CDS encoding pyridoxal phosphate-dependent aminotransferase gives MAQSYSARSRAIEPFHVMALLARANELQAAGHDVIHLEIGEPDFTTAEPIIQAGQAALTAGKTRYTAARGIPELREAISGFYQQRYGLNIDPQRILITPGGSGALLLATALLVDPGKHWLLADPGYPCNRHFLRLVEGAAQLVPVGPDVRYQLTPDLVARHWDHDSVGALVASPANPTGTILTRDELAGLSAAIKQRHGHLVVDEIYHGLTYGTDAASVLEVDDSAFVLNSFSKYFGMTGWRLGWLVAPQAAVGELEKLAQNLYISAPSMAQYAALACFEPATISILEERRAEFGRRRDFLLPALRNLGFGIAVEPEGAFYLYADISQFGGDAFAFCRHFLETEHVAFTPGLDFGRYQAGHHVRFAYTQSLPRLQEAVERIARGLKSWQG, from the coding sequence ATGGCTCAGTCTTACAGTGCGCGCAGTCGTGCGATCGAACCGTTCCACGTGATGGCATTGCTGGCGCGGGCCAATGAACTGCAAGCCGCGGGCCACGACGTGATCCACCTGGAAATCGGCGAGCCGGACTTCACCACCGCCGAGCCGATCATCCAGGCCGGCCAGGCGGCGCTGACGGCGGGGAAAACCCGTTACACTGCGGCTCGCGGCATTCCAGAGCTGCGCGAGGCCATTTCCGGGTTCTATCAACAGCGTTACGGGCTCAACATCGATCCACAGCGGATTCTCATCACTCCCGGCGGTTCCGGCGCACTGCTGCTGGCCACCGCGTTGCTGGTAGATCCGGGCAAGCACTGGCTGCTGGCCGACCCCGGCTACCCGTGTAACCGGCATTTTTTGCGACTGGTGGAAGGCGCGGCGCAGCTTGTCCCTGTAGGTCCGGATGTGCGTTATCAGCTGACCCCGGACCTGGTGGCCCGTCATTGGGATCACGACAGTGTCGGCGCCCTGGTAGCTTCGCCGGCCAATCCGACTGGCACCATCCTGACCCGCGACGAACTGGCCGGACTGTCAGCAGCAATCAAGCAACGTCACGGCCATCTGGTGGTGGACGAGATCTACCATGGCCTGACTTACGGCACGGATGCCGCCAGCGTGCTGGAAGTCGATGACAGTGCGTTCGTGCTCAATAGTTTTTCCAAGTATTTCGGGATGACCGGCTGGCGTCTCGGCTGGCTGGTGGCGCCGCAAGCGGCGGTTGGAGAGCTGGAAAAACTCGCCCAGAACCTCTACATCAGCGCGCCGAGCATGGCCCAGTACGCCGCGCTGGCCTGCTTCGAACCGGCAACCATCAGCATTCTGGAAGAGCGCCGCGCCGAGTTCGGACGTCGTCGTGACTTCCTGCTGCCGGCCTTGCGCAATCTGGGATTCGGCATTGCTGTCGAGCCTGAAGGCGCCTTCTATTTGTACGCTGATATCAGCCAGTTCGGCGGAGATGCCTTCGCGTTCTGCCGACATTTCCTCGAAACCGAACATGTGGCGTTCACCCCCGGTCTGGATTTCGGCCGCTATCAAGCCGGTCATCACGTGCGGTTTGCCTATACCCAGAGCCTGCCGCGCTTGCAGGAAGCGGTGGAACGGATCGCGCGTGGCCTGAAGAGCTGGCAAGGCTGA
- the dksA gene encoding RNA polymerase-binding protein DksA, with protein sequence MPTQAKQQQNQSISGFEPYKEVKGEEYMGKPMRAHFTKILNKWKQDLMQEVDRTVDHMKDEAANFPDPADRASQEEEFSLELRARDRERKLIKKIDKTLQLIEDEEYGWCESCGVEIGVKRLEARPTADMCVDCKTLAEIKEKQVGK encoded by the coding sequence ATGCCCACCCAAGCAAAGCAACAGCAAAACCAGTCGATCAGCGGCTTCGAACCCTACAAAGAAGTGAAGGGCGAAGAGTACATGGGCAAGCCCATGCGCGCGCACTTCACCAAGATCCTGAACAAGTGGAAACAGGACTTGATGCAGGAAGTCGACCGTACTGTTGATCACATGAAAGACGAAGCGGCCAACTTCCCTGATCCGGCAGATCGTGCCAGCCAGGAAGAAGAATTCAGCCTCGAATTGCGCGCCCGCGACCGCGAGCGCAAGTTGATCAAGAAAATCGACAAGACGCTGCAATTGATCGAAGACGAAGAATATGGCTGGTGCGAGTCCTGCGGCGTCGAAATCGGCGTCAAGCGACTGGAAGCCCGCCCTACCGCCGACATGTGCGTTGACTGCAAGACCCTGGCGGAAATCAAGGAAAAGCAAGTCGGCAAGTAA
- a CDS encoding ChaN family lipoprotein has translation MRWMMLLAALVLSACQHVATPTPTPPPIKGEIVDLRSGQLLTAQQLVARLAASSRIIVGEQHDNRDHHELQLWLLQALGARRAQGSLLLEMLTPDQQLRVDDVHQASTPPNDVPSALAWQSGWDWNLYGPIVRFALEQPYPLLAANLTNAQVRSFYAQPPTLSGARVNAQSVKDELLAQISESHCGLLPTSQMPAMLAVQQQRDRRMAERLLAAPTPSMLFAGAFHARKDIGVPIHVLDLGEPQAPTVLMLAQQGSDITSDMADYVWYTPATPAPDYCEQMRKQFGKP, from the coding sequence ATGCGATGGATGATGTTGCTGGCAGCGCTGGTGCTCAGTGCCTGCCAGCATGTTGCGACACCGACACCGACACCGCCACCGATCAAGGGCGAGATTGTCGATCTGCGCAGTGGTCAGTTACTGACGGCGCAGCAACTGGTCGCACGGCTGGCCGCGTCATCGCGCATCATCGTTGGCGAGCAGCATGACAATCGCGATCATCATGAGCTGCAACTGTGGCTGTTGCAGGCACTTGGGGCACGGCGAGCGCAAGGTAGCCTGTTGCTGGAAATGCTCACGCCGGACCAGCAACTGCGGGTCGATGACGTTCACCAGGCCTCGACACCACCCAATGACGTGCCGAGTGCGTTGGCCTGGCAATCAGGTTGGGACTGGAATCTGTACGGGCCGATTGTGCGCTTTGCCCTGGAGCAGCCTTACCCGTTATTGGCGGCTAATCTGACCAATGCCCAAGTGCGCAGCTTTTACGCTCAGCCGCCGACCTTGAGCGGTGCGCGGGTCAACGCCCAGTCGGTCAAGGATGAGTTGCTGGCGCAAATCAGTGAATCCCATTGCGGGCTGCTACCCACTTCGCAAATGCCGGCCATGCTCGCGGTGCAGCAGCAACGGGACCGACGAATGGCCGAGCGACTGTTGGCGGCGCCCACACCTTCGATGCTGTTCGCAGGTGCCTTCCATGCCCGCAAGGATATTGGCGTACCGATTCACGTACTGGATCTGGGTGAGCCACAAGCCCCAACCGTGCTGATGCTGGCCCAGCAGGGCAGCGATATCACGTCAGACATGGCTGATTACGTTTGGTACACCCCGGCAACGCCGGCCCCGGATTACTGCGAGCAAATGCGTAAACAGTTCGGCAAACCATAG
- the sfsA gene encoding DNA/RNA nuclease SfsA has product MRFHPPLEEGRLIRRYKRFLTDIETVGGELLTIHCPNTGSMLNCQVEGGQVWFSRSDDPKRKLPGTWEIGETPQGRLFCVNTGRANGLIEEALRAGVISELNGFTELKREVAYGQESSRIDFRLDYPTGPAYVEVKSVTLGFDGSRVAAFPDAVTQRGAKHLRELAHLARDGIRAVQLYCVNLTDIDAVRPAEEIDAAYAAALREAVACGVEVLAYGVSINHEEMRVDRRLDVLLGS; this is encoded by the coding sequence ATGCGCTTTCATCCTCCCCTTGAAGAAGGTCGCCTGATTCGCCGTTACAAGCGGTTTCTCACCGATATCGAAACCGTTGGCGGCGAGTTGCTGACTATTCACTGTCCCAATACCGGTTCGATGCTCAATTGCCAGGTCGAAGGCGGCCAGGTTTGGTTCAGCCGCTCCGACGACCCCAAACGCAAGTTGCCCGGCACCTGGGAAATTGGCGAAACCCCGCAGGGCCGGTTGTTTTGTGTCAATACCGGGCGGGCCAACGGTTTGATTGAAGAGGCATTACGCGCCGGGGTCATCAGCGAGCTGAACGGCTTTACCGAATTGAAACGCGAGGTGGCTTACGGTCAGGAAAGCAGCCGCATCGATTTTCGCCTCGATTACCCGACCGGACCGGCGTACGTGGAGGTCAAAAGTGTCACGCTGGGCTTCGATGGTTCACGGGTGGCGGCGTTTCCCGACGCGGTGACCCAGCGAGGCGCCAAGCACTTGCGTGAACTCGCTCACCTGGCACGGGACGGGATTCGGGCGGTGCAGTTGTATTGCGTGAATCTCACCGACATTGATGCGGTGCGTCCGGCCGAGGAAATCGATGCGGCCTACGCGGCTGCGTTACGTGAGGCCGTGGCGTGTGGGGTTGAGGTGCTGGCTTACGGCGTGAGTATCAATCACGAAGAAATGCGGGTGGATCGTCGACTTGATGTGTTGCTGGGCAGTTAA
- a CDS encoding hemin ABC transporter substrate-binding protein — protein MRLSPRIVALCVALLVSHPATSADLPQRWVSAGGALSEWVSTLGGESKLVGVDTTTQYPDSLKALPSIGYQRQLSAEGILSLRPQILIGTEEMGPPAVIAQIRNAGVQVELFSAQPDLPTLQGNLQHLGKLLGAEDRATQVFLSYQQQIDQQKARVTRSQFKQKAPGVLLLLGHAGGKPLIAGKGTAAEWLLQQAGGHNLATHTGYKPFSVESLASLNPDVLVFSDRALSGDAAKAALFKENPILSSTRAAKEGRVVELDPTLLVGGLGPRLPDELKRLSDAFYPDAADQ, from the coding sequence ATGCGCCTGAGCCCCCGGATTGTAGCGCTGTGTGTCGCACTTCTGGTCAGTCACCCGGCCACCTCGGCCGATTTGCCGCAACGCTGGGTGAGTGCCGGTGGCGCTTTGTCCGAGTGGGTGAGTACCTTGGGGGGCGAATCGAAACTGGTGGGTGTCGATACGACCACCCAGTACCCTGATTCGTTGAAAGCACTGCCGAGTATCGGCTATCAGCGGCAATTGTCGGCGGAAGGCATCCTGAGCCTGCGCCCGCAGATTCTGATCGGTACTGAAGAAATGGGGCCACCTGCGGTCATTGCGCAAATTCGCAACGCAGGCGTTCAGGTCGAACTGTTCTCGGCGCAGCCGGATCTGCCGACCTTGCAGGGTAACTTGCAGCATCTGGGCAAGTTGCTCGGCGCTGAAGATCGGGCGACGCAGGTGTTCCTGAGTTATCAACAGCAAATTGATCAGCAAAAGGCCAGGGTGACTCGTTCGCAGTTCAAGCAGAAAGCGCCGGGTGTGTTGTTGCTGTTGGGACATGCCGGGGGCAAACCATTGATCGCCGGCAAGGGCACCGCCGCTGAGTGGCTGCTGCAACAGGCCGGTGGCCACAATCTGGCGACTCACACCGGGTACAAGCCGTTTTCCGTAGAATCCCTGGCGAGTCTGAATCCCGACGTGCTGGTGTTTTCCGACCGCGCGCTGAGCGGCGACGCGGCCAAAGCTGCATTGTTCAAGGAGAACCCGATTCTGTCTTCGACCCGGGCGGCGAAGGAAGGGCGGGTCGTTGAACTCGATCCAACGCTGCTGGTGGGTGGGCTCGGGCCTCGTCTGCCGGATGAGTTGAAGAGGTTGTCTGACGCCTTTTATCCCGATGCGGCGGACCAATGA
- the gluQRS gene encoding tRNA glutamyl-Q(34) synthetase GluQRS yields the protein MNVSSYIGRFAPTPSGHLHFGSLVAALASYLDARSQGGRWLVRMEDLDPPREEPGAQTAILKALESYGFEWDGEMVRQSDRHDAYAEVLNRLFSHGLAYACTCSRKQLEPYHGIYPGLCRNAGHGTDDAAIRLRVPELEYHFIDRVQGEYRQHLGREVGDFVIRRRDGLYAYQLAVVLDDAWQGITDIVRGADLLDSTPRQLYLQELLGIPQPRYLHLPLITQPDGNKLGKSYRSPPLTADQATPLLLRALRALGQSPATELADATPREVLKWGIAHWDATRIPRTLTLPEAQLQ from the coding sequence ATGAATGTTTCTTCCTACATCGGTCGCTTCGCACCCACGCCGAGCGGCCACCTGCACTTCGGTTCATTGGTTGCCGCCCTGGCCTCCTACCTCGATGCCCGCTCGCAGGGCGGTCGCTGGCTGGTGCGCATGGAAGACCTCGACCCGCCAAGGGAGGAGCCCGGCGCCCAGACCGCGATTCTCAAGGCGCTGGAAAGCTATGGTTTCGAGTGGGATGGCGAGATGGTGCGCCAAAGTGACCGGCACGACGCCTACGCTGAAGTCCTCAACCGGCTGTTCAGTCACGGCCTGGCTTATGCCTGCACCTGTTCGCGCAAGCAACTGGAGCCGTATCACGGCATTTATCCGGGCCTGTGCCGCAATGCAGGGCATGGCACAGACGACGCAGCGATTCGCTTGCGAGTCCCGGAGCTGGAATACCATTTCATCGACCGGGTGCAAGGCGAGTACCGCCAGCACCTGGGCCGCGAGGTCGGCGATTTCGTGATCCGCCGCCGCGACGGGCTCTATGCCTATCAACTGGCAGTGGTCCTGGATGATGCCTGGCAAGGCATCACCGACATCGTGCGCGGCGCCGACCTGCTCGACTCCACGCCGCGCCAGCTGTATCTCCAGGAGCTTCTGGGAATACCACAACCGCGTTACCTGCACCTGCCACTGATTACCCAGCCGGATGGCAACAAGCTCGGCAAGTCCTACCGTTCGCCACCGTTGACAGCAGATCAGGCCACACCGCTGCTACTGCGTGCGTTGCGGGCGCTGGGGCAAAGTCCGGCAACAGAACTGGCTGACGCCACGCCACGGGAAGTGCTGAAATGGGGCATCGCTCACTGGGATGCCACCCGGATTCCGCGCACACTGACGCTGCCTGAAGCGCAACTGCAATGA
- a CDS encoding iron ABC transporter permease, whose protein sequence is MLAIWLSLALGPVSLPLLDTLRAALRLLGLPVAPEGLEQAELILGQIRLPRTLLGLAVGGVLALSGVAMQGLFRNPLADPGLVGVSSGAALGAAIAIVGGSAFGGLPESFGPYLLSLCAFLGGLGVTALVYRLGRYNGRTNVATMLLAGIALTALAGSAVGLFTYLADDATLRTLTFWNLGSLNGASYSRLWPLLLISVGVALWLPRRAKALNALLLGESEAGHLGINVERLKRELVFCTALGVGAAVAAAGMIGFVGLVVPHLVRLLAGPDHRVLLPASVLAGASLLLFADLVARLALAPAELPIGIVTAFIGAPFFLYLLLRGRA, encoded by the coding sequence TTGCTGGCGATCTGGTTGTCGTTGGCCCTTGGTCCGGTGAGCCTGCCGTTGCTTGATACCTTGCGCGCCGCGTTACGGTTGCTCGGTTTGCCGGTGGCGCCCGAAGGTCTGGAGCAGGCCGAGTTGATCCTCGGGCAGATTCGCCTGCCGCGAACGCTGTTGGGTTTGGCCGTGGGCGGTGTTCTGGCGCTGTCCGGGGTGGCGATGCAGGGGCTGTTTCGCAATCCGCTGGCGGACCCGGGGCTGGTCGGCGTCTCCAGCGGTGCGGCGCTCGGTGCGGCCATCGCCATTGTCGGCGGCTCAGCTTTCGGCGGTTTGCCTGAGTCGTTCGGGCCTTACCTGTTGTCACTGTGCGCATTTCTCGGCGGGCTGGGGGTCACCGCGCTGGTCTATCGACTAGGCCGGTATAACGGTCGAACCAACGTCGCCACCATGTTGCTGGCGGGGATCGCGTTGACGGCGCTGGCCGGGTCGGCGGTGGGGTTGTTCACCTATCTGGCCGATGACGCGACCCTGCGCACCCTGACGTTCTGGAACCTGGGCAGCCTCAACGGCGCCAGCTATTCGCGTCTGTGGCCGTTGTTGCTGATCAGTGTCGGCGTGGCGTTGTGGCTGCCCCGACGAGCTAAAGCGTTGAATGCATTGTTACTGGGTGAGTCGGAGGCCGGGCACCTGGGCATCAATGTCGAACGGCTCAAGCGTGAACTGGTGTTCTGCACCGCGCTGGGCGTCGGTGCTGCCGTCGCGGCGGCGGGGATGATCGGCTTTGTCGGGTTGGTGGTGCCGCATCTGGTGCGATTGCTGGCCGGTCCCGATCATCGGGTGCTGTTGCCGGCCTCGGTGCTGGCGGGCGCGAGTCTGCTGCTGTTTGCCGATCTGGTGGCACGGCTGGCGCTGGCGCCGGCCGAATTGCCGATTGGCATCGTCACGGCGTTCATCGGTGCACCGTTCTTTCTATATCTGCTGCTCCGGGGGCGTGCCTGA
- a CDS encoding Crp/Fnr family transcriptional regulator translates to MYLLGEQPAYADTLINRLQNLPARLLQGLAPSGPNLEYPAVDDLASVLPGNQLYLLENGLLHGCIDERALFYLHEGDLVGLRQGIELPLCRLRSDGPLSLTPYLRSAVFAHIYADPERSELFLQYLVGQSALLSDAVARLKQPEFRSTNGFQRVASGEVLIQQGDEADHVFVIIAGHAEAFVDGHKVGDVPKDEIFGAMAVFTGEKRNASVIASEASTVMLIPKDQFLSLTQSNPKIAHSLIASMARRIDLLNKQITQLNSLKNTP, encoded by the coding sequence ATGTACCTACTCGGGGAACAGCCGGCTTACGCCGACACACTGATCAACCGCTTGCAGAATCTTCCCGCGCGCCTGTTGCAGGGGTTGGCGCCCAGCGGCCCGAACCTGGAATATCCGGCAGTCGACGACCTGGCGTCGGTATTACCCGGTAATCAGCTGTATTTACTGGAGAACGGCCTGCTACATGGCTGTATCGATGAGCGCGCCCTGTTCTATTTGCATGAGGGCGATCTGGTCGGTCTGCGCCAAGGCATTGAGTTGCCGCTTTGCCGGTTGCGCAGCGACGGCCCTCTGTCCTTGACTCCCTACTTGCGGTCCGCCGTGTTTGCACATATCTACGCCGACCCGGAGCGCTCGGAGTTGTTTCTGCAATACCTGGTGGGCCAGAGCGCCCTGCTGTCCGATGCGGTCGCGCGCCTGAAACAACCGGAATTTCGCAGCACCAACGGTTTTCAACGTGTGGCCAGCGGCGAGGTGCTGATCCAGCAAGGTGATGAAGCGGACCACGTATTTGTCATCATCGCAGGCCACGCCGAGGCGTTTGTCGACGGGCACAAGGTCGGCGATGTACCCAAGGATGAGATTTTCGGCGCCATGGCGGTGTTTACCGGCGAAAAGCGTAACGCCAGTGTGATTGCCAGTGAAGCCAGTACGGTAATGCTGATTCCCAAGGATCAGTTTCTGAGCCTGACTCAGAGCAATCCGAAGATCGCTCACAGCCTGATTGCGAGCATGGCACGTCGCATCGACCTGCTGAACAAGCAGATCACGCAGTTGAACTCACTCAAAAACACGCCTTGA
- a CDS encoding bifunctional aminoglycoside phosphotransferase/ATP-binding protein, giving the protein MSQSLIAALQNPALYPHPVDGFQVIETHISWVLLTGPFAYKVKKPVNFGFLDFTSLDAREHFCGEELRLNQRLTSDLYLEVLPITGSAEAPQLGGEGPVVDYVLKMRQFPQSQLLSTLQANGELTTTHIDELAEQIAHFHLSAPKVPAEHAAGTPDSVMAPVLQNFEQIRPFLSDKADLLQLDALQAWAESSFERLKPLFAERKTNGFIRECHGDIHLGNATVIDGKVVIFDCIEFNEPFRFTDVWADTGFLAMDLEDRGLKSLARRFVSQYLELTGDYQGLELLNFYKAYRALVRAKVSLFSMSADADPVQRATTLRQYRNYANLAESYSTIPSRFMAIAHGVSAVGKSRVAMRLVEALGAIRLRSDVERKRLFGEQTVPNDPQAGIYSADASAATYVRLHEIASTILRAGFPVVVDATYLKREQRDGAAKIAEATGAPFLILDCNAPQAVIESWLALRQADKKDPSDANLAVIAAQQASREALTPAEILCSKRVQTNESGTLDTVVAQIRQRLPGL; this is encoded by the coding sequence GTGAGCCAGTCACTGATCGCTGCCCTGCAAAACCCTGCCCTCTACCCGCATCCTGTAGACGGGTTCCAGGTCATCGAGACCCATATTTCCTGGGTCCTGCTCACCGGTCCGTTTGCTTATAAAGTGAAGAAACCAGTGAACTTCGGTTTCCTCGACTTCACCAGCCTCGATGCCCGCGAGCATTTCTGCGGTGAAGAACTGCGCCTGAACCAGCGCCTGACCAGTGATTTGTACCTGGAAGTGTTGCCGATCACTGGCAGCGCCGAAGCCCCGCAACTGGGCGGCGAGGGCCCGGTGGTCGATTACGTGCTGAAAATGCGTCAGTTCCCGCAAAGCCAGTTGCTCAGCACCCTGCAAGCCAACGGCGAACTGACCACCACGCACATTGACGAGTTGGCCGAGCAAATCGCGCACTTCCACCTCAGCGCGCCAAAAGTGCCGGCCGAACACGCAGCCGGCACCCCGGACAGCGTGATGGCGCCCGTGCTGCAGAATTTCGAACAGATTCGTCCATTCCTCAGCGACAAGGCTGACCTGCTGCAACTCGACGCACTGCAAGCCTGGGCCGAAAGCAGCTTCGAACGCCTGAAACCGCTGTTCGCCGAACGCAAGACCAACGGCTTCATCCGCGAATGCCACGGTGACATTCACCTGGGTAACGCCACCGTGATCGATGGCAAGGTGGTGATTTTCGACTGCATCGAATTCAATGAACCGTTCCGCTTCACCGACGTCTGGGCCGACACCGGCTTCCTGGCGATGGACCTTGAAGACCGTGGCCTGAAGAGCCTGGCTCGCCGCTTCGTCAGCCAGTACCTGGAACTGACCGGCGACTATCAGGGCCTGGAACTGCTGAACTTCTATAAAGCCTACCGCGCCCTGGTACGTGCCAAGGTCAGCCTGTTCAGCATGTCTGCCGACGCCGACCCGGTGCAGCGCGCCACGACCCTGCGCCAGTACCGTAATTACGCCAACCTGGCAGAAAGCTACAGCACCATTCCTTCGCGCTTCATGGCGATTGCCCACGGCGTCTCCGCTGTCGGCAAGAGCCGCGTGGCCATGCGTCTGGTGGAAGCACTGGGCGCCATTCGCCTGCGTTCCGATGTCGAGCGCAAGCGCCTGTTCGGCGAGCAAACCGTACCGAACGACCCGCAGGCCGGCATCTACAGTGCCGACGCCAGTGCCGCGACCTACGTCCGCCTGCATGAAATCGCCAGCACGATTTTGCGCGCCGGTTTCCCGGTCGTCGTTGATGCCACCTACCTCAAGCGCGAACAGCGCGATGGCGCGGCAAAAATTGCCGAGGCCACCGGCGCACCGTTCCTGATCCTCGACTGCAATGCGCCTCAGGCCGTGATCGAAAGCTGGCTGGCGCTGCGCCAGGCCGATAAAAAAGATCCGTCCGACGCCAACCTGGCCGTTATTGCCGCCCAGCAAGCCAGCCGTGAAGCACTGACGCCAGCCGAGATTCTCTGCAGCAAACGCGTCCAGACCAACGAAAGCGGGACCCTCGACACCGTGGTGGCGCAGATTCGCCAACGCCTGCCGGGCCTGTAA
- a CDS encoding TfoX/Sxy family protein: protein MNDELQHLKNLGKTSAQWLHAVGIHSASDLRRLGAVDAYRAVRTRGFRASKVLLYAIEGALMDVHWNDIPADRKEALNRQLEAISSRHKN, encoded by the coding sequence ATGAATGATGAACTGCAACACCTGAAGAATCTTGGCAAGACGTCGGCGCAATGGCTGCATGCCGTGGGCATCCATAGCGCCTCGGACTTGCGTCGCCTGGGGGCGGTCGATGCTTATCGTGCCGTGCGTACCCGCGGGTTCCGAGCATCGAAGGTGTTGCTGTACGCGATCGAAGGCGCGCTGATGGATGTGCACTGGAATGACATCCCCGCCGACCGCAAGGAAGCACTGAACCGACAACTTGAAGCCATCTCGTCACGCCACAAGAATTGA
- a CDS encoding heme ABC transporter ATP-binding protein, whose product MLRTRNLHVLRGRKSVLTDITLELKPGEVLGVLGPNGAGKSTLLAALCGELQADTGSVWLDEHELHHWTGVQRAQRLAVLPQVSTLDFAFRVEEVVGMGRLPWQSGRVRDDEIVAAALQAADAGHLSGRSYLALSGGERQRVHLARVLAQLWPGEAGQTLLLDEPTSMLDPLHQHTTLQAVRAFADRGAAVLVILHDLNLAARYCDRLLLLEGGHPVALDTPQQVLRPDALKAVFGLEVLVQSHPERGHPLIIAR is encoded by the coding sequence ATGTTGCGAACCCGGAATCTGCATGTCCTGCGTGGGCGAAAGAGTGTGTTGACGGACATCACCCTTGAACTCAAACCGGGGGAAGTCCTTGGCGTGCTGGGCCCCAACGGTGCCGGTAAAAGCACCTTGCTCGCCGCCTTGTGTGGCGAGTTGCAGGCTGATACCGGCAGTGTCTGGCTGGATGAGCATGAGTTGCACCACTGGACCGGCGTCCAGCGCGCCCAGCGGCTGGCCGTACTGCCGCAGGTCTCGACCCTGGACTTTGCGTTCCGTGTTGAAGAAGTGGTCGGCATGGGCCGTTTGCCCTGGCAAAGCGGCCGGGTGCGCGATGACGAAATCGTTGCCGCCGCGTTGCAGGCTGCCGATGCCGGGCATTTGAGCGGACGCAGTTATCTGGCGCTGTCTGGTGGCGAGCGTCAGCGGGTGCACCTGGCGCGAGTGCTGGCGCAACTTTGGCCTGGAGAAGCCGGGCAGACACTGTTGCTGGATGAGCCCACATCGATGCTCGATCCGTTGCATCAGCACACTACGTTGCAAGCCGTGCGCGCGTTTGCTGATCGCGGTGCGGCGGTGCTGGTGATCCTGCATGATTTGAATCTGGCGGCGCGTTATTGTGACCGTCTGTTGCTGCTTGAGGGCGGACATCCGGTCGCATTGGACACACCGCAGCAGGTGCTGCGTCCTGATGCGCTCAAAGCGGTGTTCGGACTTGAAGTGCTGGTGCAGTCGCACCCGGAGCGTGGGCATCCGCTGATCATCGCCCGCTGA
- a CDS encoding Rieske (2Fe-2S) protein — protein sequence MKFLCPSPELADASSRGFEIDGQKLFAVRRGGQVYVYLNRCPHRGVGLEWKPDQFLDPSNSLIQCATHGALFLIEDGECVAGPCAGQSLRAIPCREDTQGIWISL from the coding sequence ATGAAGTTTCTTTGCCCAAGCCCCGAACTGGCCGATGCGAGCAGTCGCGGTTTCGAGATCGACGGGCAGAAGCTCTTCGCCGTGCGCCGGGGCGGTCAGGTTTATGTCTACCTCAACCGCTGCCCGCACCGTGGCGTCGGGCTGGAATGGAAACCCGACCAGTTCCTTGATCCCAGCAACAGCCTGATCCAGTGCGCGACCCACGGCGCATTGTTTCTGATTGAAGACGGCGAATGCGTCGCCGGACCTTGCGCCGGGCAATCCCTTCGCGCCATCCCCTGCCGCGAAGATACCCAAGGGATCTGGATCAGCCTTTAA